Below is a genomic region from Actinoallomurus bryophytorum.
ATGAGGCGGTCGACCGTCGAGGGGTGGGCGAGGCCGGCGTACGTGCCGCGCTGGCTCTTGGGGATCTTCGGATGCAGCCGGGTGAGGCCCTTGACGTGCGCCTCGTAGATCACCGTCTCGTTGTACGGCGTGCGCGGCGCGCGGTCGTCGCCCCAGTCGAAGAACGGGTTGACCACGACGTTCTTCGGCATGTACGGGGCGCTGTCGTCGGTGTTCATCTCGCCCGGCGCGGCGAAATGATACGAGAAAACCGACTCATGCCAGGTGAGATCGCCGTCGACCGCCTTGCCGTACGGGTCGAGCAGCAGCTTGGCCGGGTTGCAGCGATCACCGGACTTCGGATCGTGCGGCCCGTGCACGCGGTAGCCGTACCGCTGGCCGGGGCCGACGCCCAGCACGTAACCGTGCCAGACGAAGCCGTCCACCTCGGGCAGGTCGAACCGCGTCTCCCGGCCGCGGTCGTCGAACAGGCACAGCTCGACGCGATCCGCCACCTCCGAGAACAGTGCGAAGTTCGTGCCGGTGCCGTCCCAGCTGGCACCCAGCGGGTAAGGCGTACCTGGCCACACTTCTTGCATCGCTCTCCTCGGCCTCCAACGGACACAACTCCGTAGATTGTTGCCCCACCCGGAGAAATATGCGAACGCGCTGTGCCGGCCCGGGGGGGCGACCCCCCGGAACCCCCCGATGTGGAGGGGCTCCGCCCCCTCACGCCCCCCCGCGGGCTGGGGTCGGGTGAAGAATTTTTCGTTCGCCCAAGCCGGTGTCCTGAGATGATCGCAGAGGGACTGTCTCCGTGTAGCGTTCCGCCCCGCTCACCGCAGGCGTCGAGCAGAGGAGAGTCGTCTTGTCTTCGACTGTGCTGTACATGTCCATGTCCCTCGACGGCTTCGTCGCAGGTCCCAATGAGCGGCCGGACAACGGGCTGGGGGACGGCGGAGAGCGCCTCCACGAATGGGTGGTGGGTGGCGATGGCGAACAGCTCGACGGCGGCGATCGTGAGGTTCTCGACGATTTTCTCTCCACCGGCGCGGTGCTCGCCGGCCGTGGGACCTTCGAACCGGCCGGAGGCTGGGGCGGGGACCATCACGACGGCGTGCCCATCTTCATCCTCAGCCGCCATCGGCCCGCTCCTCCGTACGCGGAGTGGCCCGCCGTCACCTACCTCTCCGATGTCGAGGACGCTGTACGCCGGGCCAAGGAGGCCGCCGGCGAGAAGAACGTGCTGGTCCACGGCGTAGGCACCGCCCAGCGCTGTCTCCTGGCGGGGCTCCTCGACGAGATAGAGATCCACCTGGTCCCGGTCCTGCTCGGTGAGGGCCGCAGGCTCTTCGAACACCTCGGCGCCGAGCACATCGAGCTGGAGACCATCCAGGTCGTCCGGGGGCGGGAAGTCACGCACCTGCGCTACCGCGTCCGCCGCTGACCCCGGCCGCCACCGGCGAGGGCCAGGGCCACCTGCGGATCGGCGTACGGTCACACCTTCTCGGGCACCGTCGCCGGATCCTCGCCGAACGTCACACTGTGCGCCTCACGGCCGAACGCGGTCAGCAGGATCACGGCGACCAGGGTCGGCGCGACGACCACCGCGAACGCGAACGGGTACCCGTGCGCGTCCGCGAGCCGTTCCTGGAGCGGCAGGTTGACCGCGGCGAGCAGGTTGCCGAGCTGGTAGGTCACGCCGGGATAGAAGCCGCGGATGGCGTCCGGTGACATCTC
It encodes:
- a CDS encoding dihydrofolate reductase family protein → MSSTVLYMSMSLDGFVAGPNERPDNGLGDGGERLHEWVVGGDGEQLDGGDREVLDDFLSTGAVLAGRGTFEPAGGWGGDHHDGVPIFILSRHRPAPPYAEWPAVTYLSDVEDAVRRAKEAAGEKNVLVHGVGTAQRCLLAGLLDEIEIHLVPVLLGEGRRLFEHLGAEHIELETIQVVRGREVTHLRYRVRR